The genomic segment AGCCGACCACCTAAAACAACGCCGAAAACTGGATAAAGTCGGCGGTAAACCATACCTCTCATTACTGATCAACAACGTACATACAGATAATAACTTGGGCACCTATGCCAAGATTATCAGAAACAAATCGTTGTTCAAACAATTAATCACGATCTCGACTGAAATTATCGAGCAAAGCTATGAAAAAGAAACAGATGCTCTGGTCAGCAAGGCTGAACAATTAATAAATGAAGTCGCCCGAAATTGTGAACAGTCAGAGATCACGCATATAGCTAAAATTGTCAAAAAAAGTTTTAGCGCTATCGACTCTGCTTATAGTAACGACTCCGTAATTACTGGTGTGACCACAGGGTTCTGGGAATTAGACGATATTACAAACGGCTTACAACGCTCTGACCTGATTATCATTGGCGGACGTCCGGGCATGGGGAAAAGCTCGTTAGCCTTGAATATCGCTAAGAACTGTGCCGAGCTGCCCAGTTGTAACAAGGTTGCTTTTTTTTCGCTGGAAACATCGAAAATTCAACTTGTTCTCAGATTACTGAGTAGTATAGCGGAGGTTGAGACTAGATATTTAAATAAAGGAACAATAGAAGATGTTGCTTGGCCTCGTCTCTCAGAAGCTGCTACCATAATTTCGGAATTGCCAATATATATGGATGATACACCGGGAATCAGCGTTGATGAGATGCGGGCCAAAGCGAGA from the Bacteroidota bacterium genome contains:
- the dnaB gene encoding replicative DNA helicase, translating into ADHLKQRRKLDKVGGKPYLSLLINNVHTDNNLGTYAKIIRNKSLFKQLITISTEIIEQSYEKETDALVSKAEQLINEVARNCEQSEITHIAKIVKKSFSAIDSAYSNDSVITGVTTGFWELDDITNGLQRSDLIIIGGRPGMGKSSLALNIAKNCAELPSCNKVAFFSLETSKIQLVLRLLSSIAEVETRYLNKGTIEDVAWPRLSEAATIISELPIYMDDTPGISVDEMRAKARRLQKNKGLDMVIIDYLQLMSGDCESREREIAKILRSLKEMAKELNVPVIALSQLNRNVESRSDKRPQLSDLRESEAFEEDADVIMFIYRDEYYNKDNPYNKDTAEILVCKQRNGPTGVINLRFFSQFSCFLDLYK